AATGCACGAGCACCGGCTTATCGGTCGGGATTTCACCCACCCGCTCGCGCAGCTCAGGCAGTGGGATGAGCAAGGCATTGGCAAACAGCGGGTCGTGGGCCTCGGTGCGGTTGCGGATGTCCACGATAGTGAACTGCTCGGGGTGCTGGCGCACGGCGGTCACATCTACGGTGGGGCTGGTGGCAGGCTGGGTGGCGGGGGCTAGCAACGCACCCTTGATGTTGCTTTCGTAGCCGATTTTGGCGGCCTTGCGCATCACCGCGTCAAGCTGAATCTGGGTGTCGGCCAGCAGGTAGAATTTCTCCTGCGGACCCACTACCGACCCTAGCCAGGTTTCAAACTTGCCGCCGTCCTGCAAATTGATAGCGCCGGGCAGGTGGCCGGCGCGAAACTTAGCGGCCGGCCGCGTGTCGATAACGAGCACGCCGGGGGCTAGCGCGGCGCCCGGTTGCAAGCGCGGCACGGCCCGGATGCTGTCCTCAAAATTGGGCGCGCCCTGCTTGTTGAGCTGCACGTCGTGCCCAAAGTACTTGGGCATAAACGGCTGGTCTGCGAGCAGCGCTTTTACAAACTCGGGCTCCGACATGGGTTGCAGGGCGTAGTTGGTGGCTAGCTCTTTGGCAATGGTACTGTCGAGGTCGGGGCTGGTAGTTTTGCCGCAGAGCGAGCCGGGGCCGTGGGCCGGGTACACGCGCGTGGTGGGCGGCAGGGCCATGAGTTTCTGGCGCAGGCTGGTGTAGAGCTGGGCGGCGAGCTCCTCGCGGGCGTGGCCGCCGCCGGCCTCAGCCTCGCGCAGGTCGGGCCGGCCCACGTCGCCCACAAACAGCGTGTCGCCGGTAAAGACGGCGCGGGTCTGGGCGGCTTCGTCCATGAGCAGCACGCTGATGCTATCGGGCGAGTGGCCGGGGGTGCTGAGGGCGTGCAGCTCGACGGTGCCGAGCTTAATACGGTCGCCGTCGTCGAAATTCTTGTGGGGGTAGCGGGCGCCGGTGAGCTTGCTGCAATAGATGGTGGCAGCGGTTTCCTGGGCTATTTCCAGGTGGCTGCTCACGAAGTCGGCGTGGGGGTGCGTTTCAATCACGGCCACTATCTGGGCGTCGTGCTCGTCGGCAAAGTCGTAGTAGGGCTGCGGGTCGCGGCCGGGGTCGATAACGGCCACCTGCCGGCCCGCCCTGATGGCGTAGGAGGCGTGGGCCAGGCCTTTATCGTAAAACTGCTGAATTTGCACCGCGGGGGTGCTACTACTGGGTAAGGGCATTGGGGTACGGTGGCAGCGGATGAGCTAAACGCCTGATTATCGGGCTGCCGGGGTAGGTGACAGGGTCAAATATAACGAGCCGCCCCAACATCGGGCCGGCCCCCGTAGTTCGCCGCGCCGCGCCGGGCAGCAAAAAAGCCCCGGCCGTAGGGCCGGGGCTTTGAGGCGATGCACTGAAGCGAAAGCTAGCTTTTAGACTTCGGCTCGCCTTCGTGCTTGCCGTGGCGATGATGCTCTTTCTGCATGGCACTGAGCTTGCCGTATTGGTCGGCGCTGAGCACGCCCTGCAGCTGGGTCTGGTACTTGGCGTGGCCGGCTTCCATTTCCTGGTGCAGCGCCGCGCGCTGCTCCTTGGCCGGGTATTTGGCCTTAAGGGCCTGGCCTTCCTGGGCCTGGGCCAGCATGATTTGATGCACTTGGGCTTGCTGCTGGGCCGTGAGGCTCAGCTTTTTGGTGAGCATGGCCGTGCGGTGCTCGGCGCGCTGCTCGGGGGTTTTGTGCTCGCCTTTGCCCATGCGGTGCACGCGGTGGGTGGGCAGCTGGGTGGTGGTAGCAGGCGTGGTCTGGGCAAAGCTGGCGGTGGCAAAGGCCATGGCGGCCAGCAGAAGCAGGGACTTTTTCATAATCAGGAATAAAAAACTGGTAAGCAGAAAAAAGAGGAAAAAAGCAGGAGGCGCGGCCGCGCTGGCTCCGGATGCCAGGGGAAATACAAGGAGCGCGCCAAAGCTGCCCGGCACTCATAACTCCCCTGCCTATGCCGATAGAAGCCATTTTTTTGCCGACGAAGCGGGCTAGCCTCATCGGCTGGCCCCTGGCCCGGCCAACGTAACTAGCGGGGCCGAGCTGCGCTAGCGTCCGGCTCGGCCCCGCGCCCGACCTTTGCCATATGACTGATTTTCGCCTGCGCGTATTTGCCGCCGTGGCCCGGCACCTGAGCTTCACCAAGGCCGGGCAGGAGCTGTTTGTGAGCCAGCCGGCCGTTACCAAGCACATTCGCGAGCTGGAGGCCCAGTACGGCCAGCGCCTGCTGGAGCGGCGCGGCAACCGCGTGAGCCTCACCGAGGCCGGCCGCCTGCTGCACGCCCACGCCGAGGCCGTGGCCGCCAGCAGCCAGCAGCTCGCCGAGCAGCTGCTGGGCCTGCGCGACCCCGACGAGGCCGCCGGCCGCCTGCGCCTGGGCGCCAGCACCACCCTCAGCCAATACGTGCTGCCGGGCTGGCTGCCCGCGTTTCAGGCGCGCTACCCGCAGGTGCAGCTGAGCTTGCTGAGCGCTAACAGCGAGCGCATTGCCGAGGCGCTGCTGCGCGGCGAGCTGGATTTGGGTTTCGTGGAAGGTCGCACCAAAAACCGTGATTTGCACTACGAGCTGCTGCTGCCCGACGAGCTGGTGGCCGTGCGCCGGGCCACGCCCGCCGGCCCGCCCACCCGGCCCCTCCCGCTGGCCGAGGCGCTGGCCAGCCCGCTGGTGCTGCGCGAGCGTGGCTCGGGCACCCTCGAAGTGCTGGAAATGGCCCTGCGCGAGCGTAAAATCAAACTAAGCGAGCTGCGCGTGGCCTTTTACCTCGACAGTACCGAGGCCATCAAAAGCTACCTCGAAGCGGCCCCCGAGGCGCTAGGCTTCGTGTCGCGCCAGGCCTTGGCGCGCGAGCTGGCGGCGGGCCTGCTCGAAGTGGTGCCTGTGCAAGGACTGGCGCTGCCCCGGCAGTTTGAGGCAGTGTGGGTGCAAGGCCAGCCGCTGCCCCGCCCGGCGCAGCGATTCCTGAGCTATGGGCAACAACGCGCTAAAACAGT
The genomic region above belongs to Hymenobacter sp. BRD128 and contains:
- a CDS encoding MBL fold metallo-hydrolase; the encoded protein is MPLPSSSTPAVQIQQFYDKGLAHASYAIRAGRQVAVIDPGRDPQPYYDFADEHDAQIVAVIETHPHADFVSSHLEIAQETAATIYCSKLTGARYPHKNFDDGDRIKLGTVELHALSTPGHSPDSISVLLMDEAAQTRAVFTGDTLFVGDVGRPDLREAEAGGGHAREELAAQLYTSLRQKLMALPPTTRVYPAHGPGSLCGKTTSPDLDSTIAKELATNYALQPMSEPEFVKALLADQPFMPKYFGHDVQLNKQGAPNFEDSIRAVPRLQPGAALAPGVLVIDTRPAAKFRAGHLPGAINLQDGGKFETWLGSVVGPQEKFYLLADTQIQLDAVMRKAAKIGYESNIKGALLAPATQPATSPTVDVTAVRQHPEQFTIVDIRNRTEAHDPLFANALLIPLPELRERVGEIPTDKPVLVHCAGGYRSAAGASIIQAARPDVEVLDLGEVVTEVAPVSA
- a CDS encoding LysR substrate-binding domain-containing protein gives rise to the protein MTDFRLRVFAAVARHLSFTKAGQELFVSQPAVTKHIRELEAQYGQRLLERRGNRVSLTEAGRLLHAHAEAVAASSQQLAEQLLGLRDPDEAAGRLRLGASTTLSQYVLPGWLPAFQARYPQVQLSLLSANSERIAEALLRGELDLGFVEGRTKNRDLHYELLLPDELVAVRRATPAGPPTRPLPLAEALASPLVLRERGSGTLEVLEMALRERKIKLSELRVAFYLDSTEAIKSYLEAAPEALGFVSRQALARELAAGLLEVVPVQGLALPRQFEAVWVQGQPLPRPAQRFLSYGQQRAKTVA